A region from the Trueperaceae bacterium genome encodes:
- a CDS encoding aldo/keto reductase, which yields MTKVRIPHTELDVSRLSYGTASLASWDLSPVTPEEIRKGIQIVEAALENGITFFDHADIYAYGKCEEVFSAVWEAIPDARERMVLQSKCGIRFLEGGEETRYDFSYERIVSSVEGSLRRLKVEQLDLLLLHRPDPLVEPDEVARAFALLKSRGMVRHFGVSNQSASQIALLQGSLDEPLVANQLKLSLLHHGLISDGLSVNQTGIAEATGVSGLLDYCRLHGLQIQAWSPAAQGHIVNPPDDAPDTTLETNRLVKDIAAKKGCPEEAIVLAWLLHHPAEIMPIIGTSRPTRLESSVAADEVVLTNDEWSRMLSAARGQKFL from the coding sequence ATTACGAAAGTCCGCATCCCCCATACAGAACTAGATGTTTCACGCCTTTCTTACGGAACTGCTTCGCTTGCCTCCTGGGACCTGTCACCGGTGACGCCTGAAGAAATTCGCAAAGGAATACAGATCGTTGAAGCAGCCCTGGAAAACGGGATTACCTTCTTCGATCACGCAGATATTTACGCTTACGGCAAATGCGAAGAGGTCTTCTCGGCTGTTTGGGAAGCCATTCCCGATGCTCGGGAGCGAATGGTACTGCAAAGCAAATGTGGCATACGATTTTTAGAGGGAGGCGAGGAAACTCGCTACGATTTCAGCTACGAACGAATTGTAAGTTCAGTCGAAGGCAGCCTCAGGCGACTCAAGGTCGAACAGCTAGATCTGTTACTCCTGCACCGGCCGGATCCACTTGTGGAGCCAGACGAAGTAGCCCGGGCCTTCGCACTACTGAAGTCAAGAGGTATGGTCCGCCACTTTGGGGTTAGTAATCAGAGTGCAAGTCAAATAGCTCTTCTACAAGGATCCCTTGATGAGCCCTTAGTTGCTAACCAACTCAAACTAAGCCTCTTGCACCACGGCCTCATTTCTGATGGTCTATCTGTAAATCAAACCGGCATTGCGGAGGCCACTGGAGTCTCAGGTCTACTAGACTATTGTCGTCTCCATGGTCTTCAGATCCAAGCTTGGTCACCCGCAGCCCAGGGCCACATCGTTAACCCCCCTGATGACGCACCCGATACAACTCTTGAAACTAACCGACTCGTTAAAGACATAGCTGCAAAGAAAGGCTGTCCAGAAGAGGCCATTGTTTTGGCCTGGCTCCTTCATCACCCTGCAGAAATAATGCCAATCATTGGGACTTCCCGTCCTACTCGATTAGAATCCTCGGTAGCTGCCGATGAAGTCGTACTTACCAACGATGAATGGTCTCGTATGCTTAGTGCAGCCCGGGGGCAAAAGTTTTTGTGA